Proteins encoded together in one Blastocatellia bacterium window:
- a CDS encoding right-handed parallel beta-helix repeat-containing protein: protein MFRKMFTLAFMLWLVMFLITPGQVLTQGSGRVFNRRTRTVFSSINEALAASRGGDVLLVAGRLEEAVNLSLAPGAITIVGQSNPLGSATISVPSCPANEAVIDASSRNGRVLLIGLTIEVPENCIGILSNANLGTGDGKPLTVRGCRIRGTSPSAHLKGGIALFDESGGPYLFLNNTISRGHFDFGIIVDGDILDSLQATIRNNDIGGRDTVVGAGIVITDILDSATVVVDRNRIDGGGPSVGSMVGIALGWGDDNVGGQAVTVQRNTVINFSNPSVPGRGIVVDGSPGAKILANVIRDNFLGIVVDPGHDSSETPVINNNNITCSNLAACKAAGYKGLFFGSAGYALDARNNYWGANTGPDSTDAGAICPEATGSRCNGPGGGGSGLPIDAINVDCGTSQGQVMVCPFRTSPNSNAGA from the coding sequence ATGTTCAGGAAGATGTTCACGCTCGCGTTCATGCTCTGGCTGGTGATGTTTCTCATCACCCCGGGCCAGGTATTGACTCAAGGATCCGGACGCGTTTTCAATCGGCGGACGCGAACGGTTTTCTCCTCGATCAATGAAGCGCTGGCGGCTTCTCGGGGTGGCGATGTCCTTCTCGTCGCCGGGAGGTTGGAAGAAGCCGTTAACCTGTCACTTGCCCCCGGAGCGATCACCATTGTGGGACAGTCGAATCCCCTGGGCTCAGCGACCATCTCCGTTCCAAGCTGCCCGGCGAATGAGGCGGTCATTGATGCAAGCAGTCGCAACGGTCGTGTTCTGCTTATTGGACTTACCATCGAGGTTCCGGAAAACTGCATCGGCATTCTCAGCAACGCCAATCTCGGGACAGGTGATGGAAAACCTCTGACGGTGCGCGGCTGTCGCATCCGGGGGACTTCTCCCTCAGCTCACCTCAAAGGAGGAATCGCGCTGTTTGACGAGTCGGGGGGACCCTATCTCTTTTTGAATAACACGATCTCACGCGGCCACTTTGACTTTGGCATTATCGTTGATGGGGACATCCTCGACAGTCTTCAGGCTACCATTCGAAATAATGACATTGGTGGGCGCGACACGGTAGTCGGCGCAGGCATTGTTATAACCGACATTCTCGACTCCGCAACGGTCGTCGTGGACCGCAATAGGATTGATGGCGGCGGCCCGTCGGTGGGAAGCATGGTCGGGATCGCGCTCGGTTGGGGCGATGACAACGTCGGAGGACAGGCGGTTACCGTCCAACGAAACACGGTCATCAACTTCTCCAACCCCAGCGTTCCGGGACGCGGTATCGTCGTGGATGGTTCACCCGGGGCGAAAATTTTGGCCAATGTTATCCGGGATAATTTTCTCGGCATCGTCGTTGATCCCGGGCACGATAGCAGTGAAACGCCCGTGATTAACAACAACAACATCACCTGCAGTAACCTCGCTGCTTGCAAGGCCGCCGGGTACAAGGGACTCTTTTTCGGATCAGCTGGGTACGCACTTGATGCGCGAAACAATTACTGGGGGGCCAATACAGGACCTGATTCCACTGATGCGGGAGCCATTTGTCCCGAAGCCACCGGATCCCGGTGCAACGGTCCTGGTGGCGGTGGTAGCGGGCTCCCTATTGATGCCATAAACGTTGACTGCGGAACGAGTCAGGGGCAGGTAATGGTGTGTCCCTTCCGGACGTCGCCCAATAGTAACGCCGGAGCGTGA
- the glmS gene encoding glutamine--fructose-6-phosphate transaminase (isomerizing) has translation MCGIFGYIGHQSAVPILLDGLRRLEYRGYDSAGIAVIDAEGRLQVRRAQGKLHRLQEAIGADPVEGTCGLGHTRWATHGRPSEENAHPHRDCSGRIVVVHNGIIENYLVLKRRLEAKGHRFASETDTEVIAHLVEVYRASGKDVVEAVRCSVEQLQGVFAFAVIDSSSPDEIVAARQGPPLLVGWGDGEFWVASDIPALLAFTRRVSFLADGDLVHLTRRGIRLLDFHGREKSPEIRMIGWDPVQAEKGGFRHFMLKEIHEQPRAIRDTVKAYTSVESALIYFDCDDLLQRSIQGITIVACGTSYHAGLVGRNVIEAATGLPVIVEYASEFRYRHPLVDERHLVLAISQSGETADTLAAVREARQRRAPVLSVTNVVGSTITREADGVIYTHAGPEIGVASTKTFTTQLILLLLVAVKLGQLRQRLSPEQARSLIEYLHALPVRLEKLLEREEDIVALARSMSSVHHALYLGRGLNYPVALEGALKLKELSYIHAEGYPAGEMKHGPIALVDETLPVIVINAFDRSETDGRILYEKTLSNMVEVRARGGRLIAVVVETDEVALKDCGEDVGAHLIRVPPTHPWLLPVLAVVPLQLLAYHVAVLRGCDVDQPRNLAKSVTVE, from the coding sequence ATGTGTGGAATTTTTGGCTACATCGGCCATCAATCGGCAGTTCCGATCCTGCTCGACGGCTTGCGACGATTGGAGTATCGCGGCTACGATTCGGCCGGGATCGCTGTGATTGATGCGGAGGGTCGTCTCCAGGTTCGTCGAGCGCAGGGGAAACTTCATCGTCTCCAGGAAGCAATTGGCGCGGACCCTGTTGAGGGAACCTGTGGTCTCGGTCATACGCGGTGGGCCACGCATGGGCGACCGAGCGAAGAGAACGCTCATCCTCATCGGGATTGTTCCGGGCGCATCGTCGTCGTTCACAACGGGATCATCGAGAACTACCTGGTGCTCAAACGGCGGCTGGAGGCCAAGGGACATCGTTTCGCTTCAGAGACCGATACGGAGGTGATCGCCCATTTGGTGGAAGTTTATCGTGCCAGTGGGAAAGATGTCGTCGAGGCCGTCCGGTGCTCGGTTGAGCAGTTGCAGGGAGTCTTCGCTTTCGCCGTGATAGATTCCAGTTCTCCCGATGAGATCGTTGCTGCCCGGCAGGGACCTCCTCTTCTCGTCGGATGGGGGGATGGAGAATTCTGGGTCGCTTCCGATATTCCCGCGCTCCTCGCCTTCACGCGCCGTGTCTCCTTTCTCGCCGATGGAGACCTGGTTCATCTCACCCGCAGGGGTATTCGACTGCTGGATTTTCACGGTCGGGAGAAGTCTCCTGAGATTCGGATGATCGGCTGGGATCCCGTCCAGGCCGAGAAAGGGGGCTTTCGCCATTTCATGCTCAAGGAAATTCACGAGCAGCCACGGGCGATTCGCGACACGGTGAAAGCCTACACCTCCGTGGAATCGGCCCTCATTTATTTTGATTGCGATGATCTCCTCCAGCGATCCATCCAGGGAATAACCATCGTCGCTTGCGGAACGAGCTACCATGCGGGGCTCGTCGGGCGAAATGTGATCGAGGCAGCGACGGGCCTGCCGGTGATTGTCGAGTATGCGAGCGAGTTTCGGTATCGCCATCCTCTGGTTGATGAGCGCCATCTCGTGCTCGCCATCTCCCAGTCGGGGGAAACGGCCGATACGCTGGCGGCGGTGCGCGAGGCCCGACAGCGCAGGGCTCCTGTCCTCTCGGTCACCAATGTCGTCGGCTCAACCATTACCCGCGAAGCCGATGGCGTGATTTATACCCATGCGGGGCCAGAAATTGGGGTCGCTTCAACGAAGACTTTCACCACGCAACTCATCCTTCTTTTGCTCGTGGCGGTGAAACTCGGCCAGCTCCGCCAGCGCCTTTCCCCAGAGCAGGCCCGGTCGTTGATCGAGTATCTTCACGCCCTTCCCGTGCGGTTGGAAAAACTCCTTGAGCGGGAAGAAGACATCGTGGCGCTGGCTCGCTCGATGTCCTCGGTACACCATGCTCTTTATCTCGGCCGGGGGCTAAATTATCCCGTTGCGCTAGAGGGAGCGCTCAAGCTAAAAGAGCTGAGTTACATCCATGCGGAAGGGTACCCGGCGGGTGAAATGAAGCACGGCCCGATTGCGCTGGTTGACGAGACGCTGCCGGTGATCGTCATCAATGCATTCGATCGGTCGGAGACCGATGGCCGTATCCTTTACGAAAAGACGCTCTCCAATATGGTCGAGGTGAGGGCTCGGGGAGGACGACTGATAGCGGTCGTCGTCGAGACCGATGAAGTGGCATTGAAGGACTGCGGGGAGGACGTCGGAGCGCATCTCATCCGCGTACCACCAACGCACCCCTGGCTGCTTCCTGTCCTAGCAGTCGTTCCCTTACAGCTTCTGGCCTATCATGTGGCCGTCCTGCGAGGCTGCGATGTTGATCAGCCGCGCAATCTGGCGAAATCCGTGACGGTGGAGTAA
- a CDS encoding GDP-mannose 4,6-dehydratase, which yields MRCLITGGAGFIGSHLAEQLLVEGEEVTIIDDLSTGSIKNIEHLKSDFRFRYVIDTVLNRSLMTELIDWADVVFHLAAAVGVKLIIESPTRAIETNIKTTEVVLELAARKKKKVLITSTSEVYGKTHKIPFREDDDMVLGSTARSRWSYACSKAIEEFLALAYWKERGLPVVIVRLFNTVGPRQTDRYGMVIPTFVRQALRGEPITVYGDGTQTRCFSWVGDVVQALAQLIRHPGAVGEIINVGSDEEVRVLDVAHLVKRITRSPSEIVLIPYDCAYGDGFEDMSRRVPDLTKIRSLIGYRPTMTLPQIIARVVAYYKEKEADLLHVGYGSNLKKYA from the coding sequence ATGAGATGCTTAATCACGGGGGGAGCCGGTTTCATCGGTTCTCATCTTGCGGAACAACTTCTCGTCGAGGGCGAGGAAGTCACGATCATTGACGATCTTTCGACGGGAAGCATTAAGAATATCGAGCATCTGAAATCAGATTTTCGCTTTCGTTATGTGATTGATACCGTCCTCAATCGGTCCCTCATGACCGAATTGATTGACTGGGCGGACGTGGTCTTTCATCTGGCAGCCGCCGTGGGGGTCAAACTGATCATCGAAAGCCCCACGCGGGCTATCGAGACCAATATTAAAACGACCGAAGTCGTCTTGGAGCTGGCGGCGCGAAAGAAAAAGAAGGTGCTGATCACCTCGACCAGCGAAGTTTATGGCAAGACGCATAAGATTCCGTTCCGGGAAGACGACGATATGGTACTCGGATCCACGGCCCGGTCCCGGTGGAGTTATGCTTGCTCAAAGGCGATCGAAGAGTTTCTCGCTCTCGCTTACTGGAAAGAACGGGGGCTCCCGGTCGTCATCGTTCGGTTGTTTAATACTGTCGGTCCCCGACAAACAGACCGGTACGGGATGGTCATTCCGACGTTTGTTCGCCAGGCCCTGCGGGGCGAGCCGATCACCGTCTATGGCGACGGAACTCAAACGCGATGTTTCTCCTGGGTGGGCGATGTCGTACAGGCCCTGGCTCAACTGATTCGTCATCCGGGTGCCGTCGGGGAGATCATCAATGTCGGCAGCGATGAGGAAGTCCGGGTTCTGGATGTCGCTCATCTGGTCAAGCGCATCACCCGCAGTCCGTCGGAGATCGTCCTCATTCCCTATGACTGCGCCTACGGAGATGGATTCGAGGACATGTCTCGGCGCGTTCCGGATCTGACCAAGATCAGATCGCTCATCGGATACAGACCGACCATGACCCTGCCCCAAATCATAGCTCGGGTCGTCGCTTACTATAAGGAAAAGGAGGCCGACTTGCTTCACGTTGGCTACGGCAGCAATTTGAAAAAATACGCCTAA